GCGCGCACGCCTTCGGCGACAAGAGCCGCTTCATCCCCGCCGTGGCGAAGCACGGGGGGCGCTGGGACGCGCGGCTGTCGGGCCTGCGGCGCATCGCCTGGGAGCTGCAGCGGCGCACCTCCGTGGAGGTCGTCCCGGACGCGCGCCCCTTCCCGCTGACCAGCCCGGACCTCTTCGAATACCCGTTCCTCTACTTCGGCGGCGAGGGGGGCTTCCCCCCGCTGAGCGACGCGGAGGTGACCCACCTGCGCCGCTACCTGACGTACGGCGGCTTCATGCTGGCGGACGCCAACGACGGCAGCGACGGCGACGGCTTCGACGCCAGCTTCCGCCGGGAGATGGCGCGCGTGCTGCCGCAGAGCCCGCTGGCGGAGGTCCCCTCCAACCACGTGGTGTTCAAGTCCTTCTTCCTGCTGGACGCGGCCCCCGGGCGGCTGCTCAACAAGCCGCAGATGCTGGCGGCCCACCTGGGCAAGCGCGCGGCGGTGCTGTACTCGCAGAACGACGTGGCGGGGGCGTGGAGCCGCAACGAGACGGGGGATTACGAGTTCGACGTCAGCCCCGGCGGCGAGCCCCAGCGCGAGCTGGCCGTGCGCCTGGGCATCAACGTCTGCATGTACGCCCTCTGCCTGGACTACAAGGACGACGCCGTCCACCTGCCGCTCATCCTCAACAAGCGGCGCTGAAGAGCCTGGATGAACTCCCCCACCTTCAACGCCTGGAAGCTCGTCAGCCTCTCTCCGCTGCCCACGTGGGCGCTCGTCGCGCTCGCGCTGGGGCTGGTGCTGGGCGTGGTCCTGGCGGCCTGGGGCGTGCGCCGCGAGCCCTCGCGCGCCCGGCGCGTCCTCTTGTGGACCCTGCGGCTGGCCGCGGGCGTGGCCGCGCTCTTCTTCCTGCTGGAGCCGGGCATCCGCCACCTGCAGGTGGCGCGGATGAAGAACCGCGTGGCGGTGCTGGTGGACCGCTCGGCGTCCATGGACTTCCCGTCCGAACCCAACGGCCCCACGCGCAGCGCGCAGGTGGCCGCCTTCCTGGAGAAGGCCGGGCCGGCGCTGGCCGGGCTCCAGGACCGCTTCACGGTGGAGCTGTACGGCTTCGACCCGGAGCTGGCCCCGGTGACGGCCGCGTCGCTCGCCAAGGACCCGCCGCGCGCGGGCGCCACGGACCTGCTGGCGGCGCTGCGCTCGTCGGCGGGGGCGGGGCAGGGGTCGCGCAAGCTGTCCGGCGTGCTGCTGTTCAGCGACGGCGCGGACAACACGGAGCTGAAGGCGGGCGTGGTGGGGCGCGCCCGCGCGGCGCTGGCGGACCTGGGCGTGCCCGTCTCCACCTTCACCGTGGGGCAGGAGGCCCTGAAGGACCTGGCCATCGAGGGGTTGAAGGTCGACGACTTCGCCTTCGTGCGCAACTCGCTCACCGTGGAGGCGGAGGTGCACGGCCGCGGCTTCCGGGGGCAGGAGGTCCCCGTCGTGCTCGGGCAGGAGGGCAAGACGGTGGCGAGCAAGACGGTGCGCTTCGAGACGAACGACGACGTGAAGCAGGTGTCCTTCACCTTCACGCCGGACCAGACCGGGCGCTTCGTCTACACCGTGTCGGTGCCCACCTTCCCGGACGAGGCGGTGGCGGACAACAACAGC
This sequence is a window from Myxococcus stipitatus. Protein-coding genes within it:
- a CDS encoding DUF4159 domain-containing protein is translated as MSARRLTRRNLLLGSAALVPLFAAGRAHAFGDKSRFIPAVAKHGGRWDARLSGLRRIAWELQRRTSVEVVPDARPFPLTSPDLFEYPFLYFGGEGGFPPLSDAEVTHLRRYLTYGGFMLADANDGSDGDGFDASFRREMARVLPQSPLAEVPSNHVVFKSFFLLDAAPGRLLNKPQMLAAHLGKRAAVLYSQNDVAGAWSRNETGDYEFDVSPGGEPQRELAVRLGINVCMYALCLDYKDDAVHLPLILNKRR